A window of Hordeum vulgare subsp. vulgare chromosome 5H, MorexV3_pseudomolecules_assembly, whole genome shotgun sequence genomic DNA:
aataatagtaTCAACTGGGTACTCCCTCCGGCACAAGACATTTGAACGTTGTCCAAGAAACACCTTCTTTTGAGTACTGCCACCAATAATCCAACATTTACAAAAGTTGCTACATAGCCAGGTAGGTTTACTTAACCTCCCAATCATATTACAAGTATGTTAGTTGGCATGTTGTTTCAGCATAATTAAAATAACCGGCAATAggttttttttttggtttttttttaaaaaaaaggaggttaaacccccggcctttgcatcaatcgatgcatgcagccatccaCCGGCAATAGGTCACACCAACAAATGCTAGTTTGTAAAATGTATTTGAAATTTTACATAAAGTGGTTCCTGGTTTGTACTTCCtcggtaaactaatataaaaacgttCAGGTCAATAcgttagtgatctaaacactttaTATTAGTTTATAAAGAAAATACAATATAATTTGGTGTTATTATGCGCTTGCAAAGTTTGATTTGTTTGTGTTAGTACAAAACGTAAGCTTGATTAGTGAAAGGTCTTGTCAACTGAGACTTGAGAAGGTTAGGTCAGCACACAAGTGTGTCAATTGTTTTTACAGATGCAAAGTTCGATTGAATTAGCACTTGCACAAAAGTGAATTAAGATTAAAGAAGCCAGTAATGTTGGTTCCTAGCTCAGTGAACCGAGTCCATCCAATCCGTCCGTGACCAAAGAGAGCACCACATAGACCTGGACATATTTATTTTACAGCAACATGGACCTAGGGCTAGGCATAGTGGCCGCCGCGGGGTGCAGATGTTGTGTGGGGGGACCTTGTGATTGTGGCTGGGAAGAGCGATCCAGATCCCCCCGATCGGGAAAGGATTGGACTCGCCTGGTCCGTCCGTTTGTCGTCGGCTCTGCATGTCAACCATGAGCCGTTGGGTCTCgaataagaaagaaagaaaacgtcTGCAGCCGAAGGCAAAGTGCCTACAACTTGTTtgttaaaaaaaaagagaaaaaaaaacggCTACGACTTGTCCACCAGAAAACAACGGCAGACATGCAAATTTCCACGACAGATACCAGGGGATGTAGACAGCAGAGTTCAGCGGCAACTGCTGGGAAAGAAGTGGGCAGGTCAGAACCGAATTGTCTGGTTTGATGAAAAAAATGCTGAACACTAAATTTACTTAAGCATCGTGTAAAACATGGTTTGGAACGGATTTCATGAACTAAGGGGGTGTTTGGTTCCAAAGAACtggactttttttattttttttgtttcaggACTAAAgaaaaaaagaccttccaatagTCTTTTTCTAGTCCATTAAGAAAAAGTCTCTTCTACGATATTAATAACTACTGTCGCATATTCCACAGAAACATGTGTGGCAAAATGGTGCTGTATAATTGTATCAGAACGGAAACAATGTAAGGCAAGATCTTCAACTCGCAAAAAGCTGAGAGGCAtctatacggtatcatgatatttcTTCCTTTCTACGACTCAAAAACATGTAAGCACCACTTGTGAGATACAATAGCATGTGGTGTCCAAACTAAAATGAGGGCCCTGTTGTGTTGACAAACCACACGCCTGCCAAACTGTCAGGTGAACAAAACCAACGAAAGAAACCCCTGATTCACATACATGCCAACTATAAAAGAGCCTCAAGGTCAATCTCGACGAAAGTGCAGGGGTCCGGAATGCCAAATTTTCTTAGCACCTGCATGTAACCGACAAGGTCAAATTTATTCTTCATTCCATGGCATGTTTTTTTGAGTATGACGGAAAAACTTACCTCGGCATGGACAATTCCCAAGTAGCCAACCTGCTTTCCAGCGCTCGTAACAATTTTGCATTGTCTTTTAGTAAAGAACTCAGGTTCCTATAAGACAAGACATCAGTACAGATGTTCATAACTCCAAAGGAACCTTGGATGAACCCAAATGCATCGAACAATTTCAAATGCTTACACTTGAAGGAACATAGTAAGTCTTGCCAAATTTTATGTGTTTAGCACTCACGATTGTGACAATCCTATCCACCAAACCCATAATTTCCTGGGTAATTGATAACAATTAGCAAAGGCCAACAACAAAGCACTTTAAATATTACCTCTGCAGAGGGAGTAATTGTTTATTACCTCAAATCCTGAATTATTATTACAGTACAAAGCTGCAAGCCGGCGATTATTAGTGGCACCAACATCACGTGAAGTATCCAATGACACTACATCACCAACTTCAAAAATCTGCACACATAACAATGCTGAGAAAATAGACTATGGCCAATTGGTTATTACCAATATAAGCAGCTCTATGAAAACCTTCCTTTTAGAAAATCACGATAACACATATTAACAAACATAATTATTACAAACCAATATTCTCTGTCAGACAATAATTAGAATGTTGTTATACAAAAAAGGGAGTATATGCACATTAGCCACATGGAAAGCACCTCAGTGACACTGCTAACACTAAGCAGATGAATACTATTGTTTGTTTTCATAAAGTACCTTTATGGGTCTTGGATGGTCTATATTATGCTTCAGTGTTTTCAACAAACATGACATCAGACTACTTCTTAATACCTGCAAGATGACAAGCAAAACAAACATACATTGCGTACTGGAATAAGCACATGAGAATTGTATAATTATATTTCAAGATCTTACATTAGAAACAAAATGTATTGATTTATTTTGCATTAGGTAAGTGAAGACAGCTAAAGTATGAATGACCACATATACCACGAGTATGATGACAATCTATTTAACTAATAGCATCCAAAAGGTATTAATCAGAAAGACAGAACCATAACATTTCATCAACTTTAATCAGTAAATAATGCAGCACCAGAGAGTAGCTGTCCATGCATTCATGATTATACTAATTGATAAAAAAGACAACAATAACATTTCATCAACTTTAATCAGTAGATAATGGGATAATGCGGAACCAGGTGGTAGTTGTGCATGCATTCTTGATTTTACTAGTATGCATATGTAAATTATCACCAACTATTCTTGAAAACAAAGCTAATAAAGATACCAAGCATAGAAGGCCAGGCCTCAATGAATGAACGCTTACACTGCTCGCTGATTAACATGCAATTAACAACAGAATGGCAATACTTTCTACTGCAACCAGCTGTAACAAATAAATGAAAGATCCAATCATAAAGACACCGTTCAGTACTTGACCAATTCACCTCAAATTCAGAAGTACGGGGGTTTGCAATAATGACTGCTTTATTTCCATCGTCTGTCCTGTTTAGCATGTCAAAGTTTTCTTCGTGCGAAGTCAAAACAAATGTGAGCACCTCCATATAACCAGCTCTTGCAACCTGCCCCACAAACATTTTTCCCCCAGTAATATATCAATGAGTTAACATATGCATATGGAACAACTGAAGGGTCGCTACGAGGTACTGAATATTTTAAGCACATACCTCAGCACGAATTTTATCAGAGAAACGGTTTAGTGGTTGCCTTCCACCTATTGTCATTGACTTTGGCTTTGATTTTGGCACATTGTTGTACCCATAAGCTATAGCAACATCCTGTATGGAATGAAAATGAAAATCAAACCAGAAACTATCAACCAATTCTAAATAATAACTATGAAAAAGACTTTGATAGGTAGGGAATTGCATATGTTACCTCCGCTAGATCACGAGCGTGCAGAACATCACTTCTTGTAGGAGGGACAGACACCGAAATACAAGGCTTCTCATTTGATGAACACAGTTCTGCTTGCAATTGCATTTTGTTCAAAAGGGAGATAACCTGAACTTTCAAACACTCAGTTGTATCATTTCACTTGCTCAAAGCTGCGAACTTAAATTCAAAGAAATCAAGCAGAAAACACTGCCTTAAATAATTGTCAAAAATATTTGTTTAATTTAATTTTGGATACAGGTAGAACATTGCAATGTGCATCAGAAAAAAGCAGCTGTTCTACAGTAAAGATCAAAATCTATCACTTATTAATTATCATCTAGATATGAGGTCCGCGGTTTCAGGCGAAAAGATATATGCTGTAGTTGATCTTTCAGGCTTCAACAAAATATACCTGCGACTCATCTAGGGAGATTCCAATGGGTCCAACAATATCAGAGAGCGGAACTTCCATTTTATAACATGAAAGATCAGGGTAAATGGCTGTGCTTCCATCATAAGATACCACTTCAACTGGTTCCACTTCAAACTTATTTTCACAGTACTCCGAAAACATTGCAACCTAGACACATAGGTAAGAGGTGCATCAGCAAAATAAATCTAATCTTCATCCAAAGGACAGCAGATTTCCCATCTAAAAGATAGCAAGCATTACATTACACCTAGTCACCTACCATCGTATTCAGAACAATATTTGCTTTTGTAAGGTCTGTAGCAGTGCATTCGATAAACACATTCCTTGTCTTCAGGGTGATAGCAGAATGTGCACCATTGATGATAGGAGGTAACGATAA
This region includes:
- the LOC123451894 gene encoding phenylalanine--tRNA ligase beta subunit, cytoplasmic-like, whose product is MPTVSVGRDRLFAALGRVYTQDEFEALCFDFGIELDDVTTEKAIIRKEKHLVEDIEADGDDEVIYKIEVAANRYDLLCLEGLARSLRIFTGSEATPVFKIAPIPRGSMLQMHVRPQTSQIRPYVVCAVLRGVTFDEVRYNSFIDLQDKLHQNICRKRTLVAIGTHDLDTLQGPFSYEALPPQEIKFIPLKQEQKFRADALMDFYRSDMKLKKFLHIIENSPVYPVIYDNNRTVLSLPPIINGAHSAITLKTRNVFIECTATDLTKANIVLNTMVAMFSEYCENKFEVEPVEVVSYDGSTAIYPDLSCYKMEVPLSDIVGPIGISLDESQVISLLNKMQLQAELCSSNEKPCISVSVPPTRSDVLHARDLAEDVAIAYGYNNVPKSKPKSMTIGGRQPLNRFSDKIRAEVARAGYMEVLTFVLTSHEENFDMLNRTDDGNKAVIIANPRTSEFEVLRSSLMSCLLKTLKHNIDHPRPIKIFEVGDVVSLDTSRDVGATNNRRLAALYCNNNSGFEEIMGLVDRIVTIVSAKHIKFGKTYYVPSSEPEFFTKRQCKIVTSAGKQVGYLGIVHAEVLRKFGIPDPCTFVEIDLEALL